The DNA region GTTCTTATCTCCGGTCACCAATCCACAAACTTGCTCGTAATAATCAGGGATATTTGCATTCGGATTGTTATCCCAACTCGTCAGCACACCCCAGCCGCTCTGCGAGATGACGCGGTATTCTGCATTCAGCGCTTCTGCTGTCATAGCCGTATAATTATGTATGGCACTGAACCACATCGGAATCCAATCCTCTTCTGTTTTGGCTCCAATTGCGCCTTCTCCGGATGTAATACTGTCGCCGATAAATTCAATCTTGTACGGTTTTTCCTCTACAGGCGCGAAGTCACCATCGGACTTCACCGCATGAATCTGCAAGGAACAGCCCGGATCTCCATTCATGGCCTGTACATCTTTGACGATGCGTACATTTTTCACCACATTCTCGTTCATTCCTCGAAATACGCAGATCCAATACCTTCCCGCCGTTAACATCTGTCTGCTCACCGGGACACCGTTAATCAGAATGCTGATCCAGGGTTCATACAGGTCATAATCGGACTCGATCTCCACCCACAACTCAGAGGCTTTTGCATTAAGCTCAACCGCACTTCCGGTCCAAAACAAAGTTAAGGGCGACCGTTGTCCTGTCGTTCTGCCATGTATTTTGAGATTGCTGACATCAGATAACGCATACGTCTTTAGTTTCTCATTATCCTTCACAATGTGTTCCTCCCGCAGATTATTGCCCAAGGGGGCAGTCTCATATGACTAGATTTTAAGAAAGCAGTCCACATGCTTCTGGTATTTTTCGTACCAGATTTTCCATTCCGCTTCACGAGATTCCAAAGTACGGCCATCAAGTAATGCCTCAATGACATTCAGACAGACATGCCATCCTGCGAGATCCTTAGGTGTATGACTTGTGATAGAGTGAATGGTTTCGATCAGCAGCAGGCGACACCCATCCGACTCTGGATATAGCTCGAACCGAACCCGGTCTTCTGCCCATGTAAATTCGAGAACGGAATGCGGCACAAAGTCCAGAATTTGAAGAACCAGGAACGTACCATCCGGCATATTGAACTTGATGCTCCCACCTGCACGAAGGTCCGTTACTTCGAGTTCGGAGAACCACTTTGTGAGCTTTTCATTTTCCGTTAAATAGGACCATACCTCTTCCACAGAGTACTTCCAATGACGTTCGAAACTGGCTATTGTACCATTCGGTACTTGATTCAACTCTGCAATCATAAAGATACCTCCTCCATAAGGATAGATCATGGCTTACCACTCTGAATGTGGAATTAACCCGGGAATGAACAGGATGATGTGGAGCAACTCGTTTCCACATGTTCTCCCAATATCGGCACTCCAGCTGACTATTGTTATTGGACAGGTGGGGCGCTCGCTCTCACATCATCCTGATTATTTGTTCAATATGCCTTATTTCATCCCGTTATTCACAAATGTTGATTCCCTAATCCATCGAGAACATTCGGAATTTTAACGATATGTGATTGTTTATGATAAAACATACAATACACCCGTAAATTATCGATGTGTATTTCTTTGTTTAAGGTAAATCCCCATTTGCAATACATATTAACATTTTCTTGGTTTTCCGTGTCCAGTGCAATTCCCTGTGAATGTGTGTCCCCATTAATCGTTTTCATGAGGTGCATCAGCAACGATTTACCAATTCCCTTTCCCTGAGACTTAGGTATTACGCCAATCATAATGAGGTAATGATGCGATAGCCGGGGAGCGGCGGATCTGGTGACTCGCATATAGGAATTAAGGAGCCATAAGGATTTTACGGACATTTGAAAAAACAACGGAATGAACCGCCCCATGAGCAGAAACCCTTCTTTCATATTTTGAAGCTTGTTCTTTTCTGGTTTTTCTACGATGTACGCACCGAGCAGGCACTCATTTTCAAATAAACCCCAGACCTCCTCACTGACCAAAAAAGCTTTATCAAACATAAAGGAAACAAAAGCTATCACACGGCTCCTTGCCTTCTCATCCATCTCCGAATCACCAAATAAGTACAGGAATAATGGATCTCGGGCAAAGGCTTTGCTCAAAACGAATACAAATGAAGGTTTGTCTGATTTCGTTAGCCTGGCGATTGTATACGGAGTGCTCATGTTTCTTCACCGAGGCTGTTTGTTGTTCTGCCATAATGATCGACGGCGAAGCTGAATAACACTTTAAGCATAAATAATGAACAGGTAATCAGCATATACGGCTTCATATCTGGCAGCATGGGCATACAACCCAGGCCGATCGACAGGAGCAAACCTGCAACAAATCGTTGTGATTGCTTACCCATAAGGGAATTTACGATAAATGCTCCCAGAATGGTATAAGCCCAGATTCCTATTGCATACCCAATATCCGTATTCAATAGAAACGCAACAATCACGATATGAAAATGTATTGCAATGAATACGATGCGATTGGTTTTGCGTACAGCGTAAAAATTGCTGGTTGAAGGTGAGAAGTTGGCTATACAACCGGAGAATATATCAAAAATGAGCAATAACGCCAGAACGATGCGCCAAACTGGCAAATTTCCTGTAAGTTCCGGGAAAATCAGGCCCATCGTTGTGGTCAGGAGACCACCAAAGAGCAGTACGGCTAATAGGGATGCAATGCTCTGTTTCTCACCAAAAACATCATGCAGAAATGTGGGAATCCGTATTTGTTTCATGTAAATACACTCCTATCCTAATTGAATGTTTTAAAATGCATTTCTAAGCAAATAAAATTATGTACTATATATAGTAAATGACTACAAAAACATTATAACTACATCACATCAGGATTTCAACAGATTTATACTTATTATATTGAATTACTCTAAAACTTGAGCTACACTACATTTGAGGTGGAGAAGATGAATGGCTATGAACGACGGAAACAGAAAAAGATCGAGCAAATATACAGTGTGTCCTTTCAATTATTTTCAAAATTCGGCTTTCAGAAGGTTAGTGTCAATGAAATCGCTCAACATGCAAAGGTTTCCCCTGCGACCATTTATAACTACTTCAGAACCAAAGAGCAGCTCTATTCCGATATGCTTATGAACTGGATGGACAAGCAGTTGGAGCAATACGAAAACATTCTTGATTCAGAGCTCTCTTTCCCCGAGAAAACCAAGGAAATCATGATGATGGAGGCCAAAAATCTAAAAATGATATCGGATGAGTTTCAGAAAACGCCATCCCCTGAGATGAGTGGCTTGGTAGAGTTAATGGAAAGTTACACCGAGCAGAAAATCATGCAATTTTATATGAGGTTTGTGGCAATGGGAAAGCAAGAGGGGTATATTCAAAGAGATCAAACGGTTGAGATGATAACGATGTACTTCACAATGTATAAAAATGAGCTGGGTCGTTATTGGAAAGCGTCGAATCAAGAGGCCGTGACTCAAAATATGGATCAACTAATGGATTTGTTCTTTTATGGTCTGGTTGGGCAGAGGAACAAGCAGGAGTAGCAGATCGGATGAAAAAAATGTTTTACCGAAGAGTTCTTCGAACGAAAACCAAACTTGCGGGAGGAATGTATCGTGAAGGCGAATTCCACATCAGATGTATGCGTTATCTGATGTGGAAAACCTCAAGATACACGGCAGAACAACAGGACATCTGGCCCCCTTAACGTTGTTTTGGACGGGGAGTGCGGTCCACAGCGTGCTTCCAATGACGTTCAAAACAGGCCACTGTGCCAATCGGTGCTAGCTTCAAATCTGCAATCATAATGGTACCTCCTCCATAAGGATTAATCGATGGGGCTTACCGCTCTGAATGTGGAATTAATCTATATTATGCAAAGCCTGAAGTGCTTCCTCTTTATTTTTCAAAAAGAATACATGCTTGCCATGGTTGCACTCATAGATGAAGTCTCTGAGACTTTTGCTGTTGTATCCGTCAAAATCTCCGACTATGGCAAGTTTCACCTGGTAATTCACGTATTTCTGCAAAATATCACCTGCAAGTTTGGTCTTCAGTTCGAAGAAGTCTTCGGTAAGGTTAGATTTATCAATCAGGATTTTATGAGCATCATCCGTGTAATTCACAGAAGCCATTAAATCCAGTGCATCTTGAACATTGTTAATGATGATATCGCTACTTTCGATAATAGCAACCTTGGAGCTGCCCTGTTGATCAATGGTTATATTCATTTAAATTTCTCCTTCCGCATCGCTTTTCTTTATACTATCTCGCAGTTCTATAGTGAAAGGCAACGACTTTTTGAGCATGTTGATATATTCATTTGAACATTCCAATTGCGATAAACTTTTTCCCATGATTGCAATTATTTACAACAATTCTTCTGCTATAATGAGGGTGTTTCCTATAAAGCTTAATTTCTTGTAGAATTCTCAAAGAAAGAAGGAGTTATTTATGGACATGAAGTGGTTAGAATGGGCAAAACAAATACAAGCTATCGCACAAACTGGTTTAACCTATGCCAAAGATGTTTATGATATTGAACGTTATGAAGAATTAAGACGGATTAGTATCGATATTCTAGCCA from Paenibacillus sp. JNUCC-31 includes:
- a CDS encoding SGNH/GDSL hydrolase family protein; this encodes MKDNEKLKTYALSDVSNLKIHGRTTGQRSPLTLFWTGSAVELNAKASELWVEIESDYDLYEPWISILINGVPVSRQMLTAGRYWICVFRGMNENVVKNVRIVKDVQAMNGDPGCSLQIHAVKSDGDFAPVEEKPYKIEFIGDSITSGEGAIGAKTEEDWIPMWFSAIHNYTAMTAEALNAEYRVISQSGWGVLTSWDNNPNANIPDYYEQVCGLVTGDKNAALGAGDKHDFNSWQPDVVVVNLGSNDGGAFQTPAWQDPVTGKVYKQRLNEDGTYHEEDLAAFENAVTRFLTQLRKNNPEPHLVWAYGMLGFPMMPAIYRAVDAYTRQSGDTKVSVIQLPNTTEETVGARSHPGELSHRRTADALADYLKEILK
- a CDS encoding SRPBCC family protein produces the protein MIAELNQVPNGTIASFERHWKYSVEEVWSYLTENEKLTKWFSELEVTDLRAGGSIKFNMPDGTFLVLQILDFVPHSVLEFTWAEDRVRFELYPESDGCRLLLIETIHSITSHTPKDLAGWHVCLNVIEALLDGRTLESREAEWKIWYEKYQKHVDCFLKI
- a CDS encoding GNAT family N-acetyltransferase — translated: MDEKARSRVIAFVSFMFDKAFLVSEEVWGLFENECLLGAYIVEKPEKNKLQNMKEGFLLMGRFIPLFFQMSVKSLWLLNSYMRVTRSAAPRLSHHYLIMIGVIPKSQGKGIGKSLLMHLMKTINGDTHSQGIALDTENQENVNMYCKWGFTLNKEIHIDNLRVYCMFYHKQSHIVKIPNVLDGLGNQHL
- a CDS encoding TetR/AcrR family transcriptional regulator, whose translation is MNGYERRKQKKIEQIYSVSFQLFSKFGFQKVSVNEIAQHAKVSPATIYNYFRTKEQLYSDMLMNWMDKQLEQYENILDSELSFPEKTKEIMMMEAKNLKMISDEFQKTPSPEMSGLVELMESYTEQKIMQFYMRFVAMGKQEGYIQRDQTVEMITMYFTMYKNELGRYWKASNQEAVTQNMDQLMDLFFYGLVGQRNKQE
- a CDS encoding DUF4180 domain-containing protein, which codes for MNITIDQQGSSKVAIIESSDIIINNVQDALDLMASVNYTDDAHKILIDKSNLTEDFFELKTKLAGDILQKYVNYQVKLAIVGDFDGYNSKSLRDFIYECNHGKHVFFLKNKEEALQALHNID